AGCACTCTTCAAGACAGGTTCCTATACTCTCCTTAGATTACCTATTCTTGTTGATGAAAAGACAAAAGTAATGTGTATCACAATAGTGATTCTGTGAACTATTAGAGAatttcatgtatttttttatttacctCTTCCACACTATCTTCTCATTGCAGTGGTGATGAGGACCAGGCTCAAGAAAGGATcaacaaaatttcaaaaattttgaaGGATAGTACTGTAACATCACATCTCAATGGTGCTGGCGTTAGGGTAGTCAGCTGCATTATCCAAAGGGATGAAGGGCGCCCACCGATGCGTCACTCCTTCCAATGGTCAGTTGATAAGATATATTATGAAGAGGATCCGATGCTCCGCCATGTTGAACCTCCTCTATCTACATTCCTTGAGTTGGTATGTTGCCACATTCATTTTTCCTTGAGAGAAATCGTCAAGTTCTCTTTCCCGTACCAAAATCTCTGACAACTTCTCTGTAAATACAGAACAAGGTGAATTTGGATGGTTACAATGAAGTAAAGTACACTCCATCACGCGATCGCCAGTGGCATATTTACACACTCATCAAGAACAAGAAAGATCAGAGATCAAATGACCAGAGGTTGTTCCTTCGTACCATAGTAAGGCAACCAGGTGTGACCAATGGGTTTTTGTCAGGAAATGTTGACAATGAAGTAGGCCGTGCTCAGGCTTCATCATCATACACATCAAGTAGTATACTCAGATCACTGATGGCAGCACTAGAAGAAATAGAGCTACATGCACATAATGAGACAGTGAGGTCAAGCTATTCACACATGTATCTGTGCATATTGAGAGTACAACAGTTGTTTGATCTTATACCATTTTCAAGGTCAGTCAAAACATCTTTCTTTCAAGAGAAATCTTGCTGGTAAAAATACATTGcattaaaacttttttatagTTGTTCACTTCATTCATGCTTTCTCATTGTGATAGAACGATTGATAATGTTGGTCAAGATGAAGCAACTGCATGTACGCTTTTGAAGAATATGGCTTTGAATATATATGAACATGTTGGGGTGAGGATGCATCGCCTTTCTGTGTGTCAGTGGGAAGTGAAGTTATGGTTGGATTGTGATGGACAAGCAAGCGGTGCTTGGAGAGTAGTTGTTACCAATGTAACTGGCCACACCTGCACTGTCGATGTAAGTTATCCAGCTATTGCACTGTTGTACCAGCAATGGTGTGCAACATCATATAATACTTCTTAAGAACGTGCTACATCATATAGTACTTCTTATATGCACATAAGTTGGTAGCCGCTGAAACTCATAGATCACCATTATAAATGTTCTCCAACTTTTGTAGCTAGTACATAGCTAATGCTCCATCAATCTCATCATTAATTCCAGAGTTACTCTCTGTGcttattgatttatttttttatgaaaaatatttaaatatctaTTCCATTTTCTTGCTCTCATGCTCAATTTCTATGGGCCTCCAGATTTACCGAGAAGTGGAGGATTCtaatacacataaacttttctACCACTCTGTTACACCATCACTGGGTCCTTTGCATGGCATTGTGTTGGATGAACCATACAAGCCATTGGATGCTATTGACCTCAAACGTTACTCTGCTAGGAAGAACGAAACTACGTACTGCTATGACTTCCCGCTGGTGAGTTACTTGcattttcttgttctttttctCCAACGTTGGTTAGCTTGCTTAACACCGTGATTGGTTATATTCTGTCTACAGGCTTTTGAAACAGCACTGAAGAGGTCATGGAAATCAACCCTCTCTGTTGTTGCTGAAGCTAATGAGCATAATAAGAGCTATGCTAAAGTGACAGAGCTTATGTTTGCTGATTCAACTGGATCATGGGGTACTCCTTTGGTTCCAGTTGAGCGTTCTCCAGGTATCAATGATATTGGCATTGTCGCTTGGATCATGAAGCTCTCCACACCAGAATTTCCAAGTGGCCGGGAGATTATTGTTGTTTCAAATGATGTGACATTTAAAGCTGGATCATTTGGTCCTAGGGAAGATGCTTTCTTTGATGCGGTCACCAATCTTGCTTGTGAGAGGAAACTTCCTCTTATCTACTTGTCAGCAACTGCTGGTGCTAGGCTCGGTGTAGCTGAGGAAATAAAAGCATGCTTCAATGTTGGTTGGTCTGATGACGAGAGCCCTGAACGTGGTTTTCATTACATTTACCTCACTGAACAAGATTATTCGCGCCTGAGTTCTTCGGTTATAGCCCATGAACTGAAACTAGAAAGTGGAGAAACTAGATGGGTTGTTGATACCATTGTTGGAAAAGAGGATGGACTCGGTTGTGAGAACTTGCATGGAAGTGGTGCCATTGCCAGTGCCTATTCTAAAGCATACAAGGAGACCTTTACTCTGACATTCGTAACTGGACGAGCTGTTGGAATTGGTGCTTATCTTGCTCGGTTAGGCATGAGGTGTATACAGCGTCTTGATCAGCCAATTATTTTGACAGGATTTTCTGCGCTGAATAAGCTTCTGGGGCGGGAGGTATACAGCTCTCACATGCAACTAGGTGGCCCCAAAATCATGGCTACAAATGGTGTCGTCCATCTGACTGTGTCAGATGACCTTGAAGGTGTTTCTGCAATCTTGAAATGGCTCAGCTATGTTCCTCCTTATGTTGGTGGTCCTCTTCCTATCATGAAGCCTCTTGACCCACCGGATAGACCTGTAACATACTTCCCTGAGAATTCATGTGATGCTCGTGCAGCTATCTGCGGTGTGCAGGACAGTCAAGGCAAGTGGATGGGTGGTATGTTTGACAGAGAAAGCTTCGTGGAGACATTAGAAGGCTGGGCAAAAACTGTTGTCACCGGAAGAGCAAAGCTTGGTGGAATTCCAGTTGGTGTCATAGCTGTGGAAACCCAGACTATGATGCAAGTCATCCCTGCTGATCCAGGTCAGCTTGATTCTGCCGAGCGTGTGGTTCCTCAAGCAGGGCAGGTGTGGTTTCCTGATTCTGCCACCAAAACAGCCCAGGCATTGCTGGATTTCAACCGTGAAGAGCTTCCGCTGTTCATCCTCGCTAACTGGAGAGGCTTTTCTGGTGGGCAAAGGGATCTGTTTGAAGGAATCCTTCAGGCTGGTTCTAATATTGTTGAGAATCTGAGGACATATAACCAGCCTGCTTTTGTGTATATTCCAATGGGCGGAGAGCTTAGGGGAGGTGCATGGGTTGTGGTAGATAGCAAAATCAATCCAGAACACATTGAGATGTATGCTGAGAGAACTGCAAAAGGTAATGTCCTTGAACCAGAAGGATTGGTTGAGATCAAATTCAGGCCAAAGGAACTGGAAGAATGCATGCTAAGGCTTGACCCGGAGTTGATCAAGCTGAGTACAAGGCTGAGAGAAATGAAGAAGGAAAATGCTGGCCTCTCGGAAATGGACACCACTAGGAGGAGTATTATTGCTCGGATGAAGCAACTGATGCCTATATATACCCAGGTTGCTACACGGTTTGCTGAATTGCATGACACCTCTGCTAGAATGGCTGCCAAAGGTGTGATCGGAAAGGTTGTCGATTGGGAAGAATCTCGGTCCTTTTTCTATAGGAGGTTGCGAAGGAGAGTTACTGAAGATGCACTTGCCAAGGAAATCAGAGAAGCTGCTGGCGAGCAGCTGTCCCAGAAATCTGCATTGGACTATATCAAGAAATGGTACCTTTCTTCCAATGGATCTGATGGAAACAGTGAAAAGTGGAATAACGATGAAGCTTTCTTTGCTTGGAAAGATGATCCAACAAACTATGAGAATCAACTCGAGGAGTTGAAGGCTGAAAGAGTATCCAAGTGGCTCTCGCGTCTCGCTGAAAGCCCTGATGTGAAAGCTTTGCCAAATGGTCTTTCAATTGTTCTTAACAAGGTAAGCTTTCTTCAAACACTTCCTGAAGCTATGATCTTTTCTCTGTTCTATTTCTGTCATCATGTATCTCATAAGTCGATTCTAATTCCTCGATTTCTTGTTCAGATGAATCCTTCAAAGAGGGAGCAGGTTATTGATGGTCTCAGGCAGCTTCTGGGTTGACCAATGTGAATTTTGATATCCAGCATGAACCAAACAGAATCATACTCAAACGCTAACACTGAAGTTTAATTGGGCTATCATTGATGCAATGGAAGAGGTTTTTTGCACATAAAATGGGAGGTTTTGAGATGGCATCTCAAGAACCATATACATACAAGGATATGATTGGGCCTCTGCCCTACTGGATGTTTGGTGTGAGTTCTTGCAAAGAGCAGAATAAAGAGCAATGCAAAGATTAGTCAGGCACGGAATGTTGTTCCATTTGTAGTGATGTATTTAGATGTTTTTTactagcattttttttcttggcctGCCTCATGCCAATGTCATATAGATACGATGGAATTCTTGATCAAGtaattgtttatttattttccaatCCAAATAATACATAGCAATCCTCATCTTCTAGTGTTCTATTCTCGTGCCGATTGTGTTGCTGTTACAGATGGTTGCGACGTTTGGCATGAATAAACCAGCTCATTTGAGCCTCAAACTTTGAAACTGAGTTGGTACTTAAGTTTACGTATGAGTGTATTTCAGGAACATCATTTGGTTTATACATTTGTCTGCTGTTGCAGAGCAATGAAAATTGTATTTGTGGTTAGAAATGATCTCATAAGTGTGTTGAGTAATTTTCACAAAACAGTATTGTCTTTTGTGCGAGCTGGTAAACCTAGTATCACACCCTTAATTCTTTCAATATAAATAAGGTCTTTGACATAATGACATGTGGTCTACACGATAGAGTTATATGTAGTGTAGTGACTGTCAAAGATGCACGTGGAAGAAAGTATGTAAGCATATTAAGATTTCAAAGTATGATCTCATAGGTTTTTTTTAAGGGTACAACAAAAGCAGTTGTGAGCACCCCATAGGGCAACCCAACACCCCCTTAAAAAACAACAGTTCAGTCAAAGCCAAATGTATTTTTAAcatggcaaattttgctacaaaatacccaaaatttatgtaattgtGTCGCAGCTAAAAGACATAATAAAAAAACTGATAATTTACTAGAGGACACTTTCGGCTTAATTGGATTGATAAAttcttaagaaagatgagaatgTCCCTAAGGCTACATACTTGAAACATGATGTTAGAGTAAAATTTTAGAAAGCATGTAACTCTAAATTTGCCATCACCCCAAATACATCACTAGCATACATTATATTGCATCATCGCTCCGTCTCAACCCAAAGGCTTTTGACCCTAGGGGCATTCTTGTCTTTTTGAACAATTTCTCTCTCTAATTGAGCCAAAAGTGTCCTCCAgcaaattaccagttttttaagTGTCTTTTAGCCGTGACACGTTTTTACGATGTCTACCaacaaattacataattttttaatgtcctgtagcaaaatttgtctTTTAATATGTTGCATATAATCTTCTcgttctatttttaaaatttttcattttCTCCTTCACTTATTCAGCTGAAATGAGCTTTGTTTTTCTCGGCTATAGCAAGTGTTCCATGATAATTATAACCACCCAAAAAACTAAAACTCATGACGACAATGTGAACGTCCGTACCAGACAAGTAAAGTTTTATTTTTCCACTTAGTAAGAAAAACTAGAACACTGCATTACGACATGATTCTTCTTCCAACTTCCTACCTAGTCAGATCGTTTTAACATCATCGTCAGCCAGTGAATTTCTTTGGTATAGCTCCAGTTGTCATTGGTCACGTGAAATTCATGTAATTTttgtgcatgtatatatattgaaGTAAAATGTATGtttatcatttaaaaaaaatagaaggccTTACTTTTTATCTTTCACCTAAGGTAGTGTTTGTTCGAGAATGCAAACGTAAACGTTAATGGAAATGGTTCCGGTGGCAACTGATACCATTGTATCAGATTATGTTTGGTTTGCTGCTGTAACGACAACGAAATCGTTCACGCTGTTTGGATGCGCGGCCAGGTAACAGATGCGCTAAGCAAAACATTACCATTGAGAATTCAAATACTGAGTACACAACAAGCAAGTACATAATATGCATAACACTATCACCTCCTGTTTACAGAATATGCAAATGTTGACAGAATTAAGACAGGAGGCTATGTTTTGCTTAATTTAATCGATGGTACACCTTCAAAATACAATTAATAAAGGATTGGATGAACAATTGAGAAGACCGAAACTATCAGAGTAGTAAACAAATAAGATAGGAGCAATACTTTTATTTGAAAAACAGGACCATACTTGATTGGTCACATAATATGTACATTGTCATGATTCAGCAAATAAAAGCCAAAGTACTGGAAATAAGCATGTTTAGGACATAGGATGATCTCCAATCCTGTAGATCATTTGCCTCAGCACATCAGTTTTTCTTTGCCTCATCTGGTAatgaaaattttgacaaattagTGAAAGGTCAGATGAAAGAATATATAACACTCAGCATAATACCAAGTTAAGAATATTCTTAcacaatgttaaaaaaaaagaatattcttACACATACAAGCCATATGATACTCAGAACAAGGTAGCATTTTTAACTTCAAAAGTAAAAACTACAGCACTTCAAGAAATCAGCTTTGCTAACTAGCTGGGGCAGCATACTACTATACTAGGAATAAAAGATTATAAGATGCCATGGTCATGCAAGCACAAATGCATTGTGAATATAGCTATGTGATCATTCCAACTGTAGGCACTGTAGTAGTATTATTTTTCTTATGCAAACTCACATTAGTTGGAATGCGAAGAAAGCTAAGGCCTGACTGCGGACATATCTGTCAGTGTCCCTTTTCTTGAGGAAAATAgctaattaaaaatatttggtCCTTAAAATGTGAAATGTCCTCCAGTACATTCGGAGCTTGCTTATATAAGCAATACCACTTTCACGAATAAGCTGGAATAGTCTTTCACTCCTAAGTTCTCTAATTCTGATCCTCCTCTCTATTTTCCAGCATTTTCTCTTATATGAAATCAAAAACAATATAGCAACATAATAATACATAAATATGACAGCAATCATCATATTTCTAAGCCCTAAATTTCTTCTTCGCGTTTTGGTACTTAAGAGAAGACGAGCCATTGCACtctacaaatatataaaacaaaAGCGTTAACCCTATGTCCAGAATATATCCTGCTAGCACGCATAATACATCAAGCTACCTCTAAAATAAACACagtacatattatttttttattgctaaACCTAACAAATTCACTAGAACCCATGTATATGTTGTTTTAcacaaaacttttttttcccGATCTTACGTTGTGGAAAATGATATATGTAAAAATGAGTTGGTCCAACTTCCCtacactaaaaaaaatatgtaccttACACAAAACCTGGCAGTAAAAGAAATCAAAATTCTCAAAATCTAAATAGTAAAAATGAGTTGGTCCAACTTCCGTACACTCAAAAAATTAAAGAACCATTGTACTGTAATATTCAACTTTCCTGCAATCCGGGAAAATATATTCTACATAACCCATGTGAACTTatgaagaaaacatatatgagGCAGGATTAATACATGAAATTCACTAGTATAAGCTACTTCATGATTTGTTAATGAAAAGATTACCACAGGATCATCACTCACCAGCATTCACAATTATAAAGAGCGGTGATTTCAATATGGGGAGGGTTCTCACCGGCGAGGTGATCGATAGACAGCGGCAACGATGGAAGTCAGATGTGGTTGATGGCACCAGAATCTCCGACTGCCCCCCTGCTTCACGGCCTCGCCCTTGTTCTCGGAGTTCTTCTGGTCAAGATCCAGTCGCCCAGGAGGTGGAAGTTGGGGAAGGTGGTGGCGCACATTGGATGGGGCAGGAGGGACTAGAGACGGAACTCCTGGAGGTGAGAAGCACTGGCGCGCCGAcctgggcaagcggtggaggaGCGCAAGACGGTGGCATCGGCGATGCGCGCGAGGGGAGGGTGCGGCGCCAGCGACGTGTGGGACGATGGGGAGGTGTGGGGACGCACGCGGGgcgagggggcggcgccggcgacgcgcgcgGTGTGaaggagaagcggcggcggcgctcgatcTGGAGGAGGCACGTGAGGAGAGTTAGGTTACGCTCCGTATTTGTATCGCTCTCCACCCGTCGAGGAGTGTAATCAGCGTTGTATTGGGCCGGAATTCGTTTGCGGGCTATTTAATtacgatccatctgaaacaAACATGTGTAACGTAATATATTCACGATGGATCTGATGCGGGCCAAAAACGGTCTAACCAAACAGCTCCTAGTGATGATCCTTAGCATCATGGTGACCGCTCATCAGCCATGGTCTAGCGGCAAGCGTTCAACGTATTTGTCCCACCTAAAATTTTAAGTGTGCTTCGTCACTGGTTGTGAGCGAGTattcaatttaatcaagtgataTTTCACATGTTGTTTTTCTTCAGCAATCGAACTTTTGCAATGATTTCAAAACTTTGAGATACGTTTATTTTTTCACACACAGCACCTTTTAAATAAAACTTCAAATACTATCGCATTTTCCAAGACAAGTaacctacatttttttttaaaaaaaaggaaaagcgtGATCACCGAGGTGGACTCCAAGGCGCCCACGGATTTCGTCGAGTTGCCTACTCGCCGCCGCGTGGCCCGCCTGcctccccacctcgccgccggcgacggcgagcggccgcGCGaaccctcgcctcgcctcgcctccggtccgtccccgtcgccgatgccgccgccgccgccgcgcgcgctgccgctgccgcactTCAccctcccgccgctcgccggcgaggacCTCCTCTTCGTGACCGCCCTCCGCGCCCacctctccaccgcgccgccgccgccgacgacgaccgccgcctccctctcccgcttCCTCCCCCACCTCACCCCGCTCCGCCTCTCCCACCTCATCCtcgcgcccccgcccccgccccgccaCGACGACagcggccacctcctcctcgcctccctcctcccgtcgccgccgccgccgctccccttcgcgctcctcctccactccctccgcccgcgccgctcctccgccctCCTCGCCTCCCTGCTCCCTTCCATCCCGCACCACGCCTTCCCGGACCTCCTCCACCACGTCCTCCTCACCGCCCGCctcaccgccgcccgccccgatgGCGGCGCCGTCCCGGCTCTCGACGTGCTCTTCTCCGTCTGCGCGCGGGGGAAGAAGCTCTCCCTGGCCACGCTCGCGTTCCGCGCCATGCGCGCCCACGGCCTGCTCCCCCGCGTCGTGTCCTGCAACGTCTTCATCTCCGCCGCGCTCGGCCTCAGGCGCCCCGAGATCGCCCTGTCATTCTTCCGGGAGATGCGGCGGTGTAGGATCTCGCCGAACATCTACACGGCGAACATGGTGCTGCGGGCGTTCTGCGATCTTGGGCGGACCGCGGATGCGGCCGAGGTGCTCGACAAAATGCCGGAGTGGGGCGTTGGAAGGACAACGGTCAGTTTCAACACGCTGATCGCGGCTTACTGCAGGGATGGTGTTGACGCAGGGCCTGCGCTGcagctgaagatgaagatggagCAGGAGGGGTTGGTGCCTGACGTGGTGACGTACGACACGATCATCCATGGGCTGTGCAAGGAGGGGAGGATGGGAAAGGCGAACCAGGTGCTGAGCGAGATGAGGGTGAAGGGGGTTATGCCCAACACGGTCACGTATAACACGCTGATTCATGGGTACGTGGCGCTTGGTGATAATGCCATGGCGGGTAGGGTTCATGAGGAGATGGTGAAGAACCGAGTGGAGCTTGATATCGTGACATACAATGCGCTCATTCTTGGGCTTTGCAATGAAGGGAAGATGAAGAAGGTAGAGCACTTGCTTCGGGAGCTTGACAGGGCTAAGCTTGAACCGAATGCATCAACCTTTTCAGCGCTGATTGTTGGGTGGTGCAAGATGCAGAACTCAGAGAGAGCACTACAGCTGTTGAATGTGATGAAGAAAAGTGGCTTCCATCCAAATTACACCACTTATAAGATGGTTATATCTTCTTTCTGCAAGAACAAGGATTTAGAAGGAGCAGTTGATGTGATGGGGGATATGTTGGGGAGGTGCATTGCTCCTGACAAGGCCTTGTTGAATGAATTTTTTGATGGTCTCTGGAAGGCTAAAAAATTACATCTGGCAGAGAACCTCCGATCACTGAATAATGGTTTGAAGTTCATTCCTGATGTCTACTATACTGGTGATTACAGGAATAAGGATGAAGTGATAAACAGATGCTAACACACAAAGACAACAATCAAGTCTTATGAGAATGTACAGTTAGTCAATTCTTTCTATATGTAGTCTATGCCAAATTTTTCTATGAGGTTTGATGGAAATGAAAGTTCGGCTCAAATTGGCATACTAGCTACTGCGCAGACGAGAGGTGTTCAAGAAATTATTCCATAATCTAAGGTTGGTATCCTTGCACTTTTCTGCAATAACTCCTATTTCTGTACATGTCTTTTGAGGTCGTATATTTCTACTATAATATGAGTGATTATTCAGAATAACTTTACATGTGTGACACATGCAAATTCTGTTTTGAGAAAAACAAATACACCATCTTTTGGTATGTCTTGAAACAGGACAGTTCTTCTTAcacatgttatttttttaattctcaaATTACCTATGTACATTTGAAGCTAACCAAAGTACCTAGACCGATGGGTGGAGGAACTGGAACAAGAAATGGAGGCGGATACCATCTTCTAAAAACATTGGACGATAGGAACCTCTTTGGGCCACAGGTTAGGGATGTGGATTAAGAACCAACTTTTGGGACGATGGTCCCGGATCTATAATTTGGGGTCAACATCCTTGGAACAAACTAAAGGTCGAGGGTCCCAAATCTGGGACGACAAAACACGTATCATGTACAAATTTAGTTGCCAGACCAAAAACAAAATGAAATCATAATTTAAGTTCAAAAGTTTAACTCCGCTGTTCACAGAGATACAGACATGAATACATCAAATTCATCGTAGTTAACTACAAACAACTAAAAGCTTCAGCTAAATGGCAGAACGGAACATATCTAGCGATTGTAGATTTGCAGTAATGAAGTCCTTGCCTCCTTGGAGCATTGAGTCACTAAGCACTCCTATCCTTTTCGTGTGAACTCATAGTATGTGCACATAGTTAACACATGGTGTAGGGAGATAGAAATCATTGTTCATTTCTTATTtcgtactacctctgtcccgaaAAGACTTCATTTTTCTACACAAATGTGGACAAATGACTGTTCATATTCACTTAGAAAAGTGAACTCTTTTTGGGACAGACAGAGGTAGCACATGCTAGAGTTGACAGGATATATATCGCACTTGGTTTGTCGTCCTTGCTTGTTGCTCTCGGTGACCCTTGA
Above is a window of Oryza sativa Japonica Group chromosome 10, ASM3414082v1 DNA encoding:
- the LOC4348451 gene encoding pentatricopeptide repeat-containing protein At4g26680, mitochondrial; translated protein: MPPPPPRALPLPHFTLPPLAGEDLLFVTALRAHLSTAPPPPTTTAASLSRFLPHLTPLRLSHLILAPPPPPRHDDSGHLLLASLLPSPPPPLPFALLLHSLRPRRSSALLASLLPSIPHHAFPDLLHHVLLTARLTAARPDGGAVPALDVLFSVCARGKKLSLATLAFRAMRAHGLLPRVVSCNVFISAALGLRRPEIALSFFREMRRCRISPNIYTANMVLRAFCDLGRTADAAEVLDKMPEWGVGRTTVSFNTLIAAYCRDGVDAGPALQLKMKMEQEGLVPDVVTYDTIIHGLCKEGRMGKANQVLSEMRVKGVMPNTVTYNTLIHGYVALGDNAMAGRVHEEMVKNRVELDIVTYNALILGLCNEGKMKKVEHLLRELDRAKLEPNASTFSALIVGWCKMQNSERALQLLNVMKKSGFHPNYTTYKMVISSFCKNKDLEGAVDVMGDMLGRCIAPDKALLNEFFDGLWKAKKLHLAENLRSLNNGLKFIPDVYYTGDYRNKDEVINRC